A region from the Triticum urartu cultivar G1812 chromosome 1, Tu2.1, whole genome shotgun sequence genome encodes:
- the LOC125509239 gene encoding tetraspanin-10 — protein sequence MGGSSTSTFVIRWINFLTMILAILVVGFGFWMSTHNDECRRSLTIPVMGLGGVIFLMSLAGFVGAWKNISCLLWTYLIMLFVVLVAIMVFTVLAFIITNTGTGHAVPGSSYKEYRLQDYSSWFVKQLNDTDKWTHLRSCLVKSDDCNSLSKRYKTLKQYKLADLTPIESGCCRPPAECGYPALNASNFDLSYHPVSTNVDCKLYKNDRSLRCYDCNSCKAGVAQYMKTEWRVVAIFNVILFVILSFVYFVGCCARRHAGGSDSKVPGR from the exons ATGGGCGGCAGCAGCACCAGCACCTTCGTCATCAGGTGGATCAACTTCCTCACCATG ATACTGGCGATACTTGTGGTGGGTTTTGGGTTCTGGATGAGCACCCACAATGACGAGTGCCGACGGTCACTGACGATCCCTGTCATGGGTCTTGGAGGAGTCATTTTTCTCAT GTCGCTGGCGGGATTCGTGGGTGCTTGGAAGAACATTTCCTGCTTGCTTTGGACA TATCTAATAATGCTGTTCGTGGTCCTGGTGGCAATCATGGTCTTCACAGTGCTTGC GTTTATCATTACAAATACTGGAACTGGTCATGCTGTCCCTGGGTCCAG CTATAAAGAGTATCGTCTTCAGGACTACAGTTCTTGGTTCGTCAAACAG CTCAATGACACTGATAAATGGACTCATCTGAGAAGTTGCCTTGTGAAGTCGGATGATTGCAATAGCTTGTCAAAAAGATATAAG ACTCTAAAACAATACAAGCTCGCTGATTTGACTCCCATTGAGTCTGGCTGTTGCCGCCCACCAGCGGA GTGTGGATATCCAGCTTTGAATGCTTCCAATTTTGATCTGAGCTACCATCCGGTGAGCACAAACGTCGACTGCAAACTGTACAAAAATGATCGGTCCCTCAGGTGCTATGACTGTAATTCTTGCAA AGCTGGGGTTGCACAATACATGAAGACAGAGTGGCGGGTGGTTGCCATATTCAAtgtgatattgtttgtcattttG TCATTCGTGTACTTTGTTGGCTGCTGCGCACGTCGACATGCTGGAGGTAGCGATTCTAAAGTTCCTGGAAGATGA
- the LOC125532850 gene encoding vacuolar-sorting protein BRO1-like has product MPVVQMPSARVTARHAPCTKPTVPARPIWPRLQPAASACTPASAAPVPTPLSPPALPSHRAQTKYPRANTHTHTHTHTHTHTRHGDLAVDPREGHRRRRPLRAHAERDAATADDDLRAVRDLRAAAVESPSLPGPLSLDQRRDALLAYARALAVVASRFLISPDREHVRTFSFTWHDAFNMNQKVCLHSVHLERAAVLFNLGAVYSQIALAADLNTDIGIKSACGAFESAAGAFAESGLAAKAVAAGAITVDVTPECTGMLEKLMLGQAQECLLEKFIAGGKPPELCSKVARQVGIFYEEAYRALCAPPLSQHFDKTWISHIQMKAAQFHADACYRCSLDLHQAEEISEEIVRLQIGMNALADAKKTAKGVAAPLLHSVYKLESNMKTNLERAMKENNSMNLLQIPDVGSLGALPAACLVKSTSLAVALGASEQRPFSPLVPEGSMCDAEKLQQSSEISGVRLKEMDPSGVLPSLEGNVSLSVDLKAGGEAVQIRGSPSGLEAEMQLRDLNRVSEDLLVQTEEVLQKEACQDAQFWTQVGALSTDDYMCRLIQLASPLVPSSILDVPNDILLVIADLVRPPYQLERMRLVCKAWRNFLESRLGPYLVISCANPTHLDQVHLLQLPEAPAAAAAMVPMLARSFDPILPPVGTACWGSAQGLIAMVHGEPYERIIFLHCIHCGERMPLPPYAAEMIPRGIFFRAAALHDHLVISWVHQIDQPHLLNDAIDWNDIEAGN; this is encoded by the exons ATGCCGGTGGTCCAGA TGCCATCAGCACGTGTGACGGCCCGGCACGCCCCGTGTACTAAGCCTACCGTGCCTGCCCGGCCCATTTGGCCACGCCTGCAACCAGCAGCGTCCGCCTGCACGCCCGCTAGCGCCGCCCCAGTCCCCACGCCCCTTTCCCCTCCGGCCCTCCCCTCACACAGAGCTCAAACAAAATACCCACGcgcaaacacacacacacacacacacacacacacacacacacacacacgccaTGGCGACCTTGCTGTCGATCCACGAGAAGGCCACCGCCGTCGTCGACCTTTACGTGCCCACGCGGAGCGCGACGCGGCCACCGCCGACGACGACCTCCGCGCCGTGCGCGACCTCCGCGCCGCAGCGGTCGAGAGCCCCTCCCTCCCGGGCCCGCTCTCCCTCGACCAGCGCCGCGACGCGCTCCTGGCGTACGCCCGCGCGCTCGCCGTCGTGGCATCTCGCTTCCTCATCTCCCCCGACCGCGAGCACGTCCGGACCTTCTCCTTCACCTGGCACGACGCCTTCAACATGAACCAGAAGGTGTGCCTGCACTCTGTTCATCTCGAGAGGGCCGCCGTGCTCTTCAACCTCGGCGCCGTCTACTCGCAGATCGCGCTCGCTGCAGATCTCAACACCGACATCGGGATCAAGAGCGCGTGCGGCGCGTTCGAGAGCGCCGCGGGAGCGTTCGCGGAGAGTGGGCTCGCTGCTAAGGCCgtcgccgccggggccatcaccGTCGATGTGACGCCCGAGTGCACGGGCATGTTGGAGAAGCTCATGCTGGGGCAGGCGCAAGAGTGCTTGCTGGAGAAGTTCATAGCTGGGGGGAAACCGCCCGAGCTATGCTCCAAGGTGGCCCGCCAG GTGGGCATATTCTATGAAGAAGCTTACCGAGCTCTATGTGCACCTCCTCTTAGTCAGCACTTTGACAAGACATGGATTTCTCATATCCAGATGAAGGCTGCTCAATTCCATGCAGATGCATGCTATAGGTGTTCACTGGATCTGCATCAGGCAGAGGAAATTTCTGAAGAAATTGTGCGCCTACAGATTGGAATGAACGCCTTGGCTGATGCCAAGAAAACAGCTAAGGGAGTTGCTGCCCCACTTTTGCATTCTGTGTATAAGCTGGAGAGTAACATGAAAACCAACTTGGAGAGGGCCATGAAGGAGAACAATAGTATGAATCTGTTGCAGATTCCAGATGTGGGTTCTTTGGGAGCTCTCCCTGCAGCTTGTCTTGTCAAATCCACTTCTCTGGCTGTAGCTCTAGGTGCTAGCGAACAGAGGCCGTTTTCACCACTTGTGCCTGAAGGCAGCATGTGCGATGCAGAGAAGCTCCAGCAGTCTAGTGAGATCTCTGGAGTTAGGCTAAAGGAAATGGATCCATCTGGTGTTCTTCCATCACTGGAAGGCAATGTCAGCTTATCTGTAGATCTGAAAGCAGGTGGTGAGGCTGTACAGATAAGGGGTAGTCCTTCTGGCCTGGAAGCCGAAATGCAGCTTAGGGATTTGAATAGGGTCAGTGAAGACTTGCTTGTTCAGACTGAGGAGGTGCTACAGAAGGAGGCATGTCAAGATGCTCAATTTTGGACGCAAGTTGGTGCCTTATCTACAGATGATTACATGTGCAGGCTGATTCAATTGGCATCCCCATTAGTGCCCTCATCCATATTGGATGTACCTAATGATATCCTGTTGGTTATTGCTGACCTTGTTAGGCCCCCCTACCAGCTAGAGAGGATGCGGCTGGTTTGCAAGGCATGGAGAAACTTTCTTGAAAGTAGACTGGGGCCTTATCTTGTCATCTCCTGTGCAAACCCTACACACCTTGATCAAGTTCATCTTCTTCAGCTTCCGGAGGctccagctgctgctgctgccatggtaCCAATGCTTGCGAGGTCCTTTGATCCCATCCTTCCGCCGGTAGGGACAGCTTGTTGGGGTTCTGCTCAAGGTTTGATTGCGATGGTACATGGTGAACCATATGAGAGAATAATATTCTTACACTGCATTCATTGTGGTGAAAGGATGCCGCTTCCACCCTATGCAGCGGAAATGATACCGAGGGGTATTTTCTTTAGAGCTGCTGCTCTCCATGATCACCTTGTGATTTCATGGGTTCATCAGATTGATCAGCCCCATCTTTTGAATGATGCTATCGATTGGAATGACATTGAAGCTGGGAATTAG